The genome window TACGTTCGAAGAGTGCTTCGAGGTGCAGGCCGTCCTGAAGGAAATTCAACTCGTCACGGAGATCCGCGGGTAACGAACCCCCGCCCGTTCGCGGTCAGAGCCATTGCTGCGACATACGTCGGACCGGTAGAAGCTGGCGACTGCTAGCTCCTACCGGTCCGTTTTGTGTTTCGCTAACAAGCGGCGTTTCGCTACTTAGCGGCTGGGGTTACGCCTGACCCGGCTGCACCCGCTCGGTCCCGGCTGGGAGCCAGATCCAGTTGGGCAGCTTTGCCCGGACCCGCTCGGCGGCTCGATCGGCCGCGACGTAGGCGACGGGAATCAGAACGAGCGTCACGAGTGTCGATGCCGTCAGACCACCGATCACGACACGGGCGAGGGCCGCCTGAATTTCTGCACCTGATCCGATGCCAAGAGCGAGCGGTACGAGGCCCAGCACCGTCGTCAGCGTGGTCATGAGAATGGGGCGGAGGCGAAGACGTCCGGCCTCCGCGACGGCCTCGGTGAGCGGAAGACCGCGATCGCGACGCATCAGGTTGATGTAGTCGACCAGCACGATGGCGTTGTTCACCACGATGCCGATCAACATCACGAGACCCATCACGCTCTGGATGTTCACCGTCGTATTGGTTAGGACGAGCGTCGGAAGCACACCGATTAGAACGAGCGGAACGCTGAACATGACGACGAGCGGGTCGAGGAAGCGTTCAAACTGCCCGGCCATGACCATGTAGATCAGAATCAGTGCCATGATGATGGCAATCTGAAAGTCCGTTCGCGCTTTCTGTTGCTCGCGATACTCGCCACCAAACTGGATGGAAAACCCGTCGGGCATATCCATCTGGGCGAGGTTGCCGCGGGCTCGCTCCACCACTTCGCCGAGAACCGCTCCGGCTTCGAGTGTCGCGGAAATGTAGGTCACGCGCTGCCCGTTGATTCGGCGAATTTCGGTCGGGCCACGACCCCGCTGCGTGTCGATGAGGGAGGAAACGGGGATCGTTTGTCCGGTCGGCGTCTGGATCGACACATTGTCGAGATCCTGGACGGAGAGACGGTCCTCAGGGCGCAGGCGCACCGTGATAGGGAACTGATCGCCGCCCTCACGGAAGACCGCCGCGCGGCTTCCTCCAACGTTCGTCTGGATGGCCTGTGCAACCTGCTGCGTCGTCAGGCCGAGTGCGGAAATCTTGTCGCGGAGGAACCGGATGTTTTGCTCGGGCCGCCCCTCACGTCGGCCGGTGCGTGCGTTCGCAACGCCTTCGATCGTTTCGAGTCGACCTTTGATGCGCTCGCCAATCTGACGTGCCTGCTCGAGGTCGTAGCCCCTCAGCTCCACCTGCAGAGCCTCACTACCGCCCCCCGAACTGAAAATGCGTCGGAGAATCCAGAGGCCGGATTGCGCCTGCACCTGGACATCTGCTCCCGGGACCTGTCCTTCCACGGCCTCCCGAATACGCGATGCGAGCTCGTAGCTGTTTGTCGACCGCTCACCGGCTGGTTTTAGCTGAATCTCGACCTCTGCGCCCCATGGACGCACCTGCTTCACAAAGTGCTGCATCTCCTCGCGCGGCAGCACCGGCTCGACACGCTTCTCCAGCTGGTCCAAATATTCCATTACGACAGCGATATTGGTTCCCTCCGCCATCTCAAGGTCGACATCGATCTGGTTGGCCTCGGTCTGCGGCGCAAGTTCAACGGAAATCAGAGGCCACAGAGCGACTGCACCGACGAGTAGAACGCCCGTGATGCCGAAGACGACGGCGCGACGCTGAAGCGCGGTGCGAATGAGGTCGGAGTACTTGTTTTCCAGCTTGATGAACGCACGCTGGAACCACGACTTCTTGGATGCGCTGGACGCGGACTTTTCATCATCTGCGTCTGCTTCTTCTGTCGACGGAGCATCCGCAGATCGCGACGACGCAACCGTGTCGCCCGGGTCCACGGTGAGGAACCGGCTGGCCATCATCGGGACGAGCGTGAGGGCGACGACGAGGGAGCAAACCAGCGCAAACACGACGACGAGCGCGAGCGACTGGAAGAGTGCTGCCGTCGTGGTGCGGGCGAAAACGAGAGGGAGGAAGATGACCGACGTCGTGAGAGTCGAGGCGATAATTGCTCCTGCCACCTCACGTGTGCCGACCGACGCCGCTTCCTTCAGGGAAAGTCCTTCCTCTTCCCGCCTTCGAATGATGTTCTCTAAGACGACAATCGCGTTGTCGACGATGAGCCCCACCCCGAGCGCGAGCCCACCGAACGTCATCTGATTGAGCGTCAGATCATTGAAGTAAAGCAGCGCGAACGTCGCTATGATCGAAATGGGAATCGACAGCGCGATGATAAACGTCGTCGATCCGTTTCGCAGGAACAGGTAGAGAACGAGAATGGCGAGGAGCGAGCCCCAGATCGCCGAGTTCTGAACGTTATTGATCGACTTGCGGATGAACTCGCTCTGGTCACTCACGACCGTCAGATTGATGTCAGACCGCGTTGCGTTGACGCGGTCGACTTCCTCTCGGATCTCCTGGGCAACCGACACGGTGTTGGCTCCGCTTTGCTTCTGAATCTCCATGCGGAGCACGGGGATTCCACCGAGTTCTACGATGCGGTCCAGGTCTTCGAAGCCATCGACAACCTCGGCCACGTCCTGCACGCGGATCGGCATGCCCTCCCGACTTGCGATAACCGTCTGCCGGATTTCATCGAGGCTCTCGTATTCTCCCTGCGTGCGGACGTACAGATCGCCCAGACCCTCCTTGACGTTTCCACCGGGGAGCGCCACGTTCGACTGGCTGATCGCGTTCCGTACCTCGGCCGCGGAGAGCTTGTAGGCAGCGAGGCGATCCCGTTCCAGGTTAATACGGATCTCCCGGTAGATGCCACCGCGCACGTTGATCGTCCCGACGCCCGGAATCTGCTCAAACCGACGGCTGACGTCGCGATCGAGAAGACGGGTGAGCGACTCCAGGTCTCGGCTCGATTCCACGGCGATCGACACGATCTCCTGGCTGTTCGGGTCGAACTTCCAGATACCCGGCGGTTCGGCCTCGACCGGAAGGTCGTCTCGGATGCGGTCCAGAGAGGCGCGGACGTCGTTGGCTGCCGCATCGAGGTCCGTTCCCTGCGCGAACTCTAGGCTCACACGGGATGCGCCCTCCTCCGACCGGGACGTGATTTGTTCGACGTTCGGAACGCCGGAGACGGCATTCGCCACCGGGTCGGTGATGATCTTCTCCATTTCCTCCGGGCCTACATTGCCGTAGTTGGTGTAGACCGTGAGGCGAGGATATTCGATTTCCGGCAGGAGGTCGACCGGAAGGTAGCGGAAGCTGACGACGCCGATCACGATGACAACGAGGAAGGTCATCGCAGTCGCGACGGGACGGCGGATGGATGTATCGTAGAGCGCCAT of Longibacter salinarum contains these proteins:
- a CDS encoding efflux RND transporter permease subunit; amino-acid sequence: MALYDTSIRRPVATAMTFLVVIVIGVVSFRYLPVDLLPEIEYPRLTVYTNYGNVGPEEMEKIITDPVANAVSGVPNVEQITSRSEEGASRVSLEFAQGTDLDAAANDVRASLDRIRDDLPVEAEPPGIWKFDPNSQEIVSIAVESSRDLESLTRLLDRDVSRRFEQIPGVGTINVRGGIYREIRINLERDRLAAYKLSAAEVRNAISQSNVALPGGNVKEGLGDLYVRTQGEYESLDEIRQTVIASREGMPIRVQDVAEVVDGFEDLDRIVELGGIPVLRMEIQKQSGANTVSVAQEIREEVDRVNATRSDINLTVVSDQSEFIRKSINNVQNSAIWGSLLAILVLYLFLRNGSTTFIIALSIPISIIATFALLYFNDLTLNQMTFGGLALGVGLIVDNAIVVLENIIRRREEEGLSLKEAASVGTREVAGAIIASTLTTSVIFLPLVFARTTTAALFQSLALVVVFALVCSLVVALTLVPMMASRFLTVDPGDTVASSRSADAPSTEEADADDEKSASSASKKSWFQRAFIKLENKYSDLIRTALQRRAVVFGITGVLLVGAVALWPLISVELAPQTEANQIDVDLEMAEGTNIAVVMEYLDQLEKRVEPVLPREEMQHFVKQVRPWGAEVEIQLKPAGERSTNSYELASRIREAVEGQVPGADVQVQAQSGLWILRRIFSSGGGSEALQVELRGYDLEQARQIGERIKGRLETIEGVANARTGRREGRPEQNIRFLRDKISALGLTTQQVAQAIQTNVGGSRAAVFREGGDQFPITVRLRPEDRLSVQDLDNVSIQTPTGQTIPVSSLIDTQRGRGPTEIRRINGQRVTYISATLEAGAVLGEVVERARGNLAQMDMPDGFSIQFGGEYREQQKARTDFQIAIIMALILIYMVMAGQFERFLDPLVVMFSVPLVLIGVLPTLVLTNTTVNIQSVMGLVMLIGIVVNNAIVLVDYINLMRRDRGLPLTEAVAEAGRLRLRPILMTTLTTVLGLVPLALGIGSGAEIQAALARVVIGGLTASTLVTLVLIPVAYVAADRAAERVRAKLPNWIWLPAGTERVQPGQA